From a single Candoia aspera isolate rCanAsp1 chromosome 2, rCanAsp1.hap2, whole genome shotgun sequence genomic region:
- the NRG1 gene encoding pro-neuregulin-1, membrane-bound isoform isoform X7: MASFYKAEELYQKRVLTITGICIALLVVGIMCVVAYCKTKKQRKKLHDRLRQGLRSERNHRVNMANGPHHPHPPPENVQLVNQYVSKNIISSEHAVERETEASFSTSHYTSTNHHSTTVTQTPSHSWSNGRTESIISESHSALVSSSVENSRHTSPSGPRGRLNGIAGPREYNSFLRHARETPDSYRDSPHSERYVSAMTTPARMSPVDFHTPSSPKSPASEMSPQVSSLTMSVPSVAVSPFIEEERPLLLVTPPRLREKYELHLQQFNSSYHHNPAHESNSLPPSPLRIVEDEEYETTQEYEPTQEPPKKLVNSRRAKRTKPNGHISTRLEMDTDTSCENSSSESETEDERIGEDTPFLSIQIPSTADLESATAYRLADTRTNQTSRFSTQEELQARLSSVIANQDPIAV, translated from the exons ATGGCCAGCTTCTACA AAGCTGAGGAACTCTACCAGAAAAGAGTGTTGACCATAACTGGCATCTGCATTGCTCTCCTTGTGGTTGGCATCATGTGTGTTGTGGCATACTGCAAAACCAA GAAGCAGCGGAAAAAGTTACACGACCGTCTCAGGCAGGGTCTTCGATCAGAACGCAATCACAGGGTCAACATGGCAAACGGGCCTCACCATCCTCACCCACCGCCAGAAAATGTCCAGCTGGTGAAT CAATACGTATCTAAAAACATAATATCCAGTGAACATGCTGTTGAGAGAGAAACAGAGGCATCATTTTCTACAAGTCACTATACCTCAACTAATCACCATTCTACAACCGTCACCCAGACACCCAGCCACAG TTGGAGTAATGGTCGGACTGAAAGCATAATCTCTGAAAGTCACTCAGCCCTTGTGAGCTCCTCAGTTGAGAACAGCCGCCATACAAGCCCATCAGGCCCTCGCGGGCGCCTCAACGGCATTGCAGGGCCAAGAGAATACAACAGTTTCCTCCGGCATGCACGAGAGACACCAGACTCTTACCGTGATTCGCCACACAGTGAAAG GTATGTATCTGCTATGACCACACCAGCTCGCATGTCTCCTGTAGATTTCCACACTCCAAGTTCTCCAAAATCACCGGCTTCAGAAATGTCTCCACAAGTCTCCAGTTTAACCATGTCTGTCCCATCTGTGGCAGTCAGTCCATTTATAGAAGAAGAAAGGCCTCTCCTTCTGGTGACCCCACCCAGGCTACGGGAAAAATATGAGCTTCATTTACAACAGTTCAATTCTTCTTACCACCACAATCCTGCCCATGAAAGCAACAGTCTACCACCAAGTCCCCTGAGGATAGTAGAGGATGAGGAATATGAAACCACACAGGAGTATGAACCCACACAAGAGCCTCCAAAGAAACTAGTCAACAGTCGGAGGGCAAAAAGAACAAAGCCCAACGGCCACATTTCCACTAGATTGGAAATGGACACTGACACGAGTTGTGAGAACAGTAGCTCAGAGAGTGAGACAGAAGATGAAAGAATAGGTGAAGACACGCCTTTTCTGAGCATACAAATTCCTTCAACAGCTGACCTAGAATCAGCTACTGCATATAGGCTGGCTGACACTAGGACTAACCAAACCAGCCGCTTCTCAACACAGGAAGAATTGCAAGCAAGATTGTCCAGTGTAATAGCTAACCAAGATCCCATTGctgtttaa
- the NRG1 gene encoding pro-neuregulin-1, membrane-bound isoform isoform X6 produces the protein MASFYKHLGIEFMEAEELYQKRVLTITGICIALLVVGIMCVVAYCKTKKQRKKLHDRLRQGLRSERNHRVNMANGPHHPHPPPENVQLVNQYVSKNIISSEHAVERETEASFSTSHYTSTNHHSTTVTQTPSHSWSNGRTESIISESHSALVSSSVENSRHTSPSGPRGRLNGIAGPREYNSFLRHARETPDSYRDSPHSERYVSAMTTPARMSPVDFHTPSSPKSPASEMSPQVSSLTMSVPSVAVSPFIEEERPLLLVTPPRLREKYELHLQQFNSSYHHNPAHESNSLPPSPLRIVEDEEYETTQEYEPTQEPPKKLVNSRRAKRTKPNGHISTRLEMDTDTSCENSSSESETEDERIGEDTPFLSIQIPSTADLESATAYRLADTRTNQTSRFSTQEELQARLSSVIANQDPIAV, from the exons ATGGCCAGCTTCTACA AGCATCTTGGGATTGAATTTATGG AAGCTGAGGAACTCTACCAGAAAAGAGTGTTGACCATAACTGGCATCTGCATTGCTCTCCTTGTGGTTGGCATCATGTGTGTTGTGGCATACTGCAAAACCAA GAAGCAGCGGAAAAAGTTACACGACCGTCTCAGGCAGGGTCTTCGATCAGAACGCAATCACAGGGTCAACATGGCAAACGGGCCTCACCATCCTCACCCACCGCCAGAAAATGTCCAGCTGGTGAAT CAATACGTATCTAAAAACATAATATCCAGTGAACATGCTGTTGAGAGAGAAACAGAGGCATCATTTTCTACAAGTCACTATACCTCAACTAATCACCATTCTACAACCGTCACCCAGACACCCAGCCACAG TTGGAGTAATGGTCGGACTGAAAGCATAATCTCTGAAAGTCACTCAGCCCTTGTGAGCTCCTCAGTTGAGAACAGCCGCCATACAAGCCCATCAGGCCCTCGCGGGCGCCTCAACGGCATTGCAGGGCCAAGAGAATACAACAGTTTCCTCCGGCATGCACGAGAGACACCAGACTCTTACCGTGATTCGCCACACAGTGAAAG GTATGTATCTGCTATGACCACACCAGCTCGCATGTCTCCTGTAGATTTCCACACTCCAAGTTCTCCAAAATCACCGGCTTCAGAAATGTCTCCACAAGTCTCCAGTTTAACCATGTCTGTCCCATCTGTGGCAGTCAGTCCATTTATAGAAGAAGAAAGGCCTCTCCTTCTGGTGACCCCACCCAGGCTACGGGAAAAATATGAGCTTCATTTACAACAGTTCAATTCTTCTTACCACCACAATCCTGCCCATGAAAGCAACAGTCTACCACCAAGTCCCCTGAGGATAGTAGAGGATGAGGAATATGAAACCACACAGGAGTATGAACCCACACAAGAGCCTCCAAAGAAACTAGTCAACAGTCGGAGGGCAAAAAGAACAAAGCCCAACGGCCACATTTCCACTAGATTGGAAATGGACACTGACACGAGTTGTGAGAACAGTAGCTCAGAGAGTGAGACAGAAGATGAAAGAATAGGTGAAGACACGCCTTTTCTGAGCATACAAATTCCTTCAACAGCTGACCTAGAATCAGCTACTGCATATAGGCTGGCTGACACTAGGACTAACCAAACCAGCCGCTTCTCAACACAGGAAGAATTGCAAGCAAGATTGTCCAGTGTAATAGCTAACCAAGATCCCATTGctgtttaa